The following are encoded together in the Salmonella enterica subsp. enterica serovar Choleraesuis genome:
- the zntB gene encoding zinc transport protein ZntB, whose translation MEAIKGSDLKVSDAVFSWRFDGKGGVTPINDDDVIDKDNPAWLHLNYTHQGSADWIATTPLIPASVRDALAGESTRPRVSRLGEGTLLTLRCINGNSEERPEQLVAMRIYMDERLIISTRQRPVLALDEVINELKEGTGPENCGAWLVDVCDELTDHSTEFIEELHDRIIDLEDNLLDQQVPQRGIMALIRKQLIVMRRYMAPQRNLYARLASEKLTWMDDDQRRRMQDIADRLGRGLDEIDGCIARTGIMADEISQIMQESLSRRSYNMSLMAIVFLPSTFLTGLFGVNLGGIPGGGSHFGFSLFCVLLVLLIGGVTWWLHRSKWL comes from the coding sequence GTGGAAGCCATTAAAGGGTCGGATCTTAAGGTTTCCGACGCGGTATTCAGCTGGCGGTTTGACGGCAAGGGGGGCGTAACGCCTATCAACGATGATGATGTTATCGATAAAGATAACCCCGCCTGGCTTCATTTAAACTATACCCACCAGGGGAGTGCCGACTGGATAGCCACTACGCCGCTCATTCCTGCCTCGGTTCGTGATGCCCTGGCTGGCGAGAGCACTCGGCCCAGAGTTTCGCGTCTCGGTGAAGGAACACTTCTGACTTTGCGCTGTATTAACGGCAATTCCGAAGAGCGCCCTGAACAACTGGTTGCGATGCGTATCTATATGGATGAGCGCTTGATTATCTCAACCCGTCAACGGCCGGTGCTGGCGCTTGATGAAGTGATAAACGAGCTAAAAGAGGGCACTGGTCCAGAAAATTGCGGGGCGTGGCTGGTGGATGTATGCGATGAGTTGACCGACCACTCGACGGAATTTATTGAAGAGCTTCACGACCGAATAATCGATCTGGAAGATAATTTGCTCGACCAGCAGGTTCCGCAACGTGGGATTATGGCTCTGATTCGTAAACAATTGATTGTTATGCGACGTTATATGGCACCACAGCGTAATTTGTACGCGCGGCTGGCCAGTGAAAAGCTGACATGGATGGACGACGATCAGCGCCGCAGAATGCAGGATATCGCCGACAGGCTTGGGCGAGGACTAGACGAAATCGACGGTTGCATCGCACGAACCGGTATTATGGCTGATGAGATTAGTCAGATCATGCAGGAGTCTTTAAGCCGTCGTTCCTACAATATGTCACTGATGGCTATAGTCTTTTTACCAAGTACTTTTCTGACCGGATTATTTGGCGTCAACCTGGGCGGAATTCCGGGGGGCGGCTCTCATTTCGGCTTTTCACTGTTTTGCGTGCTGCTGGTACTGCTGATAGGCGGCGTGACATGGTGGCTGCATCGCAGCAAATGGTTGTGA
- the yibT gene encoding hypothetical protein, with protein MTPITENAPAIIEKTIDFMASTYAFREYLNQAYPIETVLEAIPEYQHAFFLQRLEHYREIYTPASKRKAVPTKTE; from the coding sequence ATGACGCCAATTACGGAGAATGCACCGGCCATTATCGAAAAAACCATCGATTTTATGGCCTCAACCTATGCGTTTCGCGAGTATCTCAACCAGGCCTATCCTATTGAGACTGTGCTAGAGGCAATTCCTGAATACCAACACGCCTTTTTTCTCCAGCGACTCGAGCACTATCGCGAGATCTACACCCCGGCCAGCAAACGCAAAGCTGTGCCAACCAAAACTGAATAG
- a CDS encoding pyridine nucleotide-disulfide oxidoreductase, with translation MKKNIVIIGAGFAGMWAALSAARLAYLNQRSDIEVTVLAPQPELRVRPRFYEPSPTTLGAPLLPLFTATGVHFCQGLAEKIDGEQRRISYRNQQGELQELKYDRLILASGSQIDRSAISGAERYGFDIDTMEGAERLDKHLHSLSTAEDTPACHNIVVVGGGLTGIELATELPARLAAIQGAGHTTRVIVIDRAEKPGGQFSSDMSATIAEAASALAIDWRSNCSIESIREDGVMLNDGSFIETRTVILTAGVKASPLTSQLAASRDKRGRLVVEPMLNVAGLSDVWATGDVARAACDDRGHLALMTCQHAIPMGKFAGHNAAASLMGIEGLPYSQPNYVTCVDLGAWGAVYTEGWEQDVKSTRSEAKEIKIQITNKLIYPPVAEREAAFTQADPLAPFV, from the coding sequence ATGAAAAAGAATATCGTCATCATCGGTGCAGGTTTCGCAGGCATGTGGGCGGCATTAAGCGCGGCTCGTCTGGCCTATCTGAATCAACGTTCAGATATTGAGGTTACTGTATTGGCACCACAGCCCGAACTGCGGGTACGTCCCCGCTTTTATGAACCCTCTCCGACAACGCTGGGTGCACCTTTGCTCCCATTATTCACCGCAACCGGCGTGCATTTTTGTCAGGGTCTGGCCGAAAAAATTGACGGCGAACAGCGCAGAATCAGCTATCGCAATCAGCAGGGCGAGTTACAGGAGTTGAAATATGATCGCCTGATTCTGGCCAGCGGTAGCCAGATAGATCGTTCGGCTATCAGCGGTGCTGAGCGCTACGGCTTTGACATTGACACCATGGAAGGTGCCGAACGTCTTGATAAACATCTCCACTCTCTTAGCACCGCTGAGGATACCCCTGCTTGTCATAACATCGTGGTAGTAGGCGGTGGATTAACCGGTATTGAACTGGCAACTGAATTACCTGCCCGCCTGGCGGCTATACAGGGGGCGGGTCATACGACGAGAGTGATTGTTATCGACCGCGCCGAAAAACCCGGCGGCCAGTTCAGCTCAGATATGAGCGCAACCATTGCTGAAGCAGCATCAGCGTTAGCCATTGACTGGCGCTCTAACTGCAGTATCGAGTCAATACGCGAAGATGGCGTGATGCTGAATGACGGTAGCTTTATTGAGACTCGCACAGTGATATTAACCGCCGGGGTAAAAGCCAGCCCGCTTACCAGTCAGCTGGCTGCAAGCCGCGATAAACGCGGACGCTTAGTGGTTGAGCCAATGCTGAATGTTGCCGGTTTATCCGATGTGTGGGCAACCGGAGACGTTGCTCGCGCAGCCTGCGACGATCGGGGGCACCTGGCGTTGATGACCTGCCAGCACGCTATCCCCATGGGCAAATTTGCCGGACATAATGCGGCGGCCAGCCTGATGGGAATTGAAGGGCTGCCATATTCCCAGCCAAACTATGTCACCTGCGTCGATCTGGGTGCATGGGGGGCAGTTTATACCGAGGGATGGGAGCAGGATGTGAAATCTACCCGCAGTGAGGCTAAGGAAATCAAAATTCAAATTACCAATAAACTCATTTACCCACCGGTAGCGGAAAGAGAAGCAGCTTTCACTCAGGCCGATCCTTTGGCCCCTTTTGTATAA
- a CDS encoding transcriptional regulator, whose translation MAFYSSGVEYGVHSLMCMVDARGEACEMSVREIAELHGIPYDYLAKVFTKLARAGLVVSSEGKGGGFQLARGAELISVLDVAQAIDGERQVFECREVRQRMAMFNDSPPEWACAGRCGVRMVMDDAQRQMEESLARTSILDLTRTMMRKAPDTFGVEIQEWVDKRRNPA comes from the coding sequence ATGGCTTTTTACAGCAGCGGCGTGGAGTACGGGGTGCATAGCCTGATGTGTATGGTAGATGCCCGCGGTGAGGCCTGCGAAATGAGCGTGCGTGAAATAGCTGAGTTGCATGGGATACCCTATGACTATCTGGCGAAGGTTTTTACCAAACTTGCGCGGGCAGGGCTGGTAGTGAGTAGTGAGGGTAAAGGCGGTGGATTTCAGCTTGCGCGCGGAGCTGAGTTAATTAGCGTGCTGGATGTGGCACAGGCGATTGATGGCGAAAGGCAGGTTTTTGAATGCCGCGAGGTACGCCAGCGTATGGCTATGTTCAATGATAGCCCGCCTGAATGGGCCTGCGCAGGGCGATGCGGGGTAAGAATGGTTATGGATGACGCTCAGCGCCAAATGGAAGAGAGTCTGGCCCGGACATCGATTTTGGATCTGACGCGAACCATGATGCGTAAGGCGCCGGATACATTCGGCGTAGAAATACAAGAATGGGTCGATAAACGCCGAAATCCGGCGTAA
- a CDS encoding enterohemolysin, translating to MENTNVTVADQNAVVNSNIALFDSQYLNAISTFANLMAQGAATVPKHLQGNPADCMAVAMQAAQWQMNPFAVAQKTHLINGVLGYEAQLVNAVISRSGALATRFEYEWYGPWEKVVGRFNVRKNKDGKEYRVPGWTLADETGIGIIIKARLKGEDSPRELDLLLAQARVRNSTLWADDPRQQLAYLAVKRWSRLYCPDVILGVYTPDELDDRQERDITPVVDRVTLAEITDEQHVHSAQESTSNIDALADEFRDRIDAAETVDAAKAVRADIETAKATLGSALFTELKGKAVQRYHQVDHRNRLEAAINSLPNPDEPGAAEMFASVEATLAAARRHLGAELFEQYSITLTDMKPEYAA from the coding sequence ATGGAAAACACTAACGTAACCGTAGCTGACCAGAACGCCGTCGTTAACTCCAACATCGCGCTGTTCGATTCCCAGTATCTAAACGCCATCAGCACCTTTGCGAACCTGATGGCTCAGGGCGCCGCCACTGTTCCCAAACACCTGCAGGGCAACCCGGCCGACTGCATGGCGGTAGCGATGCAGGCTGCACAGTGGCAGATGAATCCTTTTGCCGTGGCGCAGAAAACACACCTGATTAACGGCGTACTGGGTTATGAGGCCCAGCTGGTTAACGCGGTGATCTCGCGCAGCGGCGCACTTGCCACCCGCTTTGAATACGAGTGGTACGGTCCGTGGGAAAAGGTTGTTGGCCGGTTCAATGTGCGCAAAAACAAAGACGGTAAGGAATACCGTGTCCCCGGCTGGACACTGGCCGACGAGACCGGGATCGGGATCATCATTAAAGCGCGCCTGAAAGGCGAAGACAGCCCGCGAGAACTTGACCTGCTGCTGGCGCAGGCCAGGGTTCGTAACTCCACGCTGTGGGCCGACGATCCGAGGCAACAGCTCGCCTATCTGGCGGTAAAGCGCTGGTCCCGCCTGTACTGCCCGGACGTAATTCTCGGCGTCTATACACCCGACGAGCTGGACGATCGGCAGGAACGCGACATTACCCCCGTCGTGGACCGTGTAACCCTGGCGGAAATCACCGATGAACAACATGTTCACAGCGCGCAGGAGTCCACCAGCAACATCGACGCCCTGGCCGACGAGTTCCGCGACCGCATCGACGCCGCTGAAACCGTTGATGCCGCTAAAGCCGTCCGGGCCGATATTGAGACCGCCAAAGCAACGCTGGGCAGCGCCCTGTTCACCGAACTGAAAGGTAAGGCGGTGCAGCGCTACCACCAGGTGGATCACCGCAACCGGCTGGAGGCGGCCATTAACTCCCTGCCGAACCCGGACGAACCCGGCGCCGCAGAGATGTTTGCCAGCGTTGAGGCCACTCTGGCCGCAGCGCGCCGGCACCTGGGCGCCGAGCTGTTCGAGCAGTACAGCATCACCCTCACCGATATGAAACCTGAATACGCGGCATAA
- the bdm gene encoding protein bdm: protein MSQVARSSVVHHIPAEYISESVLLKIIESDLLLQKGYVAHDDVVSALMKNLESEQNVILNDIYRQTLEFVICAGH, encoded by the coding sequence ATGAGTCAGGTCGCCCGTAGTTCAGTTGTTCACCATATTCCCGCCGAATACATTTCAGAATCAGTACTGCTCAAAATCATTGAAAGCGATCTGCTGCTGCAGAAAGGCTACGTAGCCCATGATGACGTGGTCAGCGCTCTGATGAAAAACCTTGAATCCGAGCAGAACGTTATTCTCAATGATATCTATCGTCAGACTCTGGAGTTTGTTATCTGCGCTGGCCACTGA
- the mppA gene encoding periplasmic murein peptide-binding protein has protein sequence MKTSFRLSCCALLLVSASLSSWAADVPPGTQLAASQQVVRHIKDEPSSLDPHKAVGLPEIQVIRDLFEGLVNQDAKGNMIPGVALSWSSSDNRVWTFRLRKDAKWSNSKPVTAGDFVYSWRRLVDPKTTSPFAWFAALGNIHNAQAIIDGKLPPDQLGVKAVDDYTLQVTLDKPLPWFPNLTVNFALYPVPEQAIVKSGSAWTQPGKLVGNGAYVLKSRVVNEKLVAVRNPHYWDDKKTVINQVTFMPINQETAATKRYLAGDIDITESFPKNMYRKLLKDIPGQVYTPLQLGTYYYAFNTQKGPTRDVRVRQALNMTIDRRIIAEKVLGTGEKPAWHFTPDVTAGFKPDVSPLEQASQAELNMQAKTLLQAAGYGPDKPLKLTLLYNTLENHQKIAIAVASMWKKNLGVDVKLQNQEWKTYIDSRNSGNFDVIRASWVGDYNEPSTFLSLLTSSHSGNIARFNSPGYDKIMQKVGLENTAEARNTDYNLAEKVILEQAPIAPIYQYTNGRLIKPWLQGYPIANPEDVAYTRTMYILKH, from the coding sequence ATGAAAACGTCCTTCCGTCTGAGTTGCTGTGCGTTGCTGCTTGTCAGCGCGTCTTTATCATCCTGGGCTGCAGATGTGCCGCCAGGCACTCAGCTGGCTGCCAGTCAGCAGGTTGTCCGTCACATCAAAGATGAACCATCGTCATTAGATCCACATAAAGCCGTGGGATTGCCGGAAATTCAGGTTATTCGCGATCTTTTTGAAGGGCTGGTAAATCAGGATGCTAAGGGCAATATGATCCCAGGCGTGGCACTCAGCTGGAGCAGTAGCGATAACCGGGTGTGGACCTTCCGGTTGCGCAAGGACGCTAAATGGTCAAACAGTAAACCGGTCACGGCGGGTGATTTTGTTTACAGCTGGCGGCGGCTGGTGGACCCCAAAACGACCTCGCCATTTGCCTGGTTCGCGGCGCTGGGCAATATCCACAATGCGCAGGCAATCATTGATGGTAAATTGCCGCCAGATCAACTGGGGGTTAAAGCCGTTGATGATTATACGCTCCAGGTTACGCTTGATAAGCCTTTACCGTGGTTCCCTAACCTGACGGTGAACTTCGCGCTATATCCAGTGCCTGAGCAGGCTATCGTTAAGTCTGGAAGCGCATGGACTCAGCCAGGTAAATTAGTGGGCAATGGTGCGTATGTTTTAAAATCTCGGGTGGTGAATGAGAAGCTGGTGGCAGTGCGTAATCCTCACTATTGGGATGACAAAAAGACCGTAATTAATCAGGTCACTTTTATGCCTATCAACCAGGAAACAGCGGCTACCAAGCGCTATCTGGCGGGTGATATCGATATTACCGAGTCCTTCCCCAAGAATATGTACCGCAAACTGCTAAAAGATATTCCCGGACAGGTTTACACACCGCTGCAATTAGGCACCTATTACTATGCCTTTAACACTCAGAAAGGCCCAACCCGCGATGTGCGCGTGCGTCAGGCGCTGAATATGACTATTGATAGGCGGATTATTGCTGAAAAGGTGCTGGGTACAGGTGAGAAACCGGCATGGCATTTTACGCCAGATGTAACGGCCGGGTTTAAACCTGATGTTTCGCCGCTCGAGCAGGCGAGCCAGGCAGAGCTTAATATGCAGGCTAAAACGCTGCTGCAGGCAGCGGGATACGGACCGGACAAGCCGCTTAAGCTGACATTGCTCTATAACACGCTGGAGAATCACCAGAAAATTGCCATTGCGGTAGCGTCGATGTGGAAAAAAAATCTGGGTGTAGATGTGAAACTGCAAAACCAGGAGTGGAAAACTTATATCGACAGTCGCAATAGCGGAAATTTTGATGTTATCCGTGCTTCATGGGTAGGGGACTACAATGAGCCCTCAACCTTCCTGTCGCTATTAACCTCAAGCCATAGCGGCAATATTGCCCGCTTTAATAGCCCAGGTTATGACAAGATCATGCAAAAGGTGGGGCTGGAGAATACCGCAGAGGCTCGTAATACTGATTACAACCTGGCGGAGAAAGTGATTCTTGAGCAGGCCCCGATTGCCCCAATCTACCAGTACACCAATGGACGGTTGATTAAACCGTGGCTACAGGGTTATCCCATTGCAAACCCCGAGGATGTTGCATACACCAGGACGATGTATATTTTGAAACACTAG
- a CDS encoding murein peptide amidase A, with the protein MLGAPLLWYPALQPDAQSGLIIAGTHGDENAAMVILSCALRTLSPELRRHHVILCVNPDGCQSGLRANYRGVDLNRNFPAANWRPGETVYRWNSAASARDVRLSTGEHAGSEPETQALCALIMRQHPRWVVSFHDPLGCIEDARHSELGNWLATKFNLPLVASVGYATPGSFGSWCGDIGLHCITAELPAISADDASERYLDAMVGLLRWKA; encoded by the coding sequence TTGCTCGGGGCACCGTTACTGTGGTATCCGGCACTGCAACCCGACGCTCAAAGCGGCCTTATCATTGCCGGTACCCATGGTGATGAAAATGCCGCAATGGTGATTTTATCCTGCGCGCTGCGTACCCTATCCCCGGAACTGCGCCGCCACCATGTGATTCTGTGTGTGAACCCCGACGGATGTCAGTCTGGTCTGCGCGCCAATTATCGGGGCGTCGATCTCAATCGTAATTTTCCAGCGGCAAACTGGCGTCCCGGCGAAACGGTTTATCGATGGAATAGCGCCGCCAGCGCGCGTGACGTTCGCCTGTCAACCGGGGAACACGCAGGCTCAGAACCAGAGACCCAGGCACTATGTGCGCTGATAATGCGCCAGCACCCACGCTGGGTTGTTTCGTTTCACGATCCTCTGGGATGTATTGAAGATGCCCGCCATAGTGAGCTGGGCAACTGGCTGGCAACAAAGTTTAATCTGCCGCTGGTAGCGAGTGTTGGATACGCCACTCCCGGTAGTTTCGGTAGCTGGTGTGGCGATATTGGCCTGCACTGCATCACCGCCGAACTTCCTGCAATCTCGGCGGATGATGCCAGCGAACGCTATCTGGATGCTATGGTGGGGTTACTTCGCTGGAAGGCGTGA
- a CDS encoding bacteriophage protein translates to MKHIIRGKPAPAARQACKVALLAHQQKFGDYGPQRHLVNYRIEIDGQRYSVEVVNRQSSYVATALTGHRHLGALPTEIG, encoded by the coding sequence ATGAAGCACATCATTCGAGGTAAACCGGCGCCGGCGGCCCGGCAGGCCTGCAAAGTCGCGCTGCTGGCCCACCAGCAGAAATTCGGCGATTACGGCCCGCAGCGCCATCTGGTGAATTACCGGATTGAGATCGACGGCCAGCGCTACAGCGTTGAGGTGGTCAACCGCCAGAGCAGCTATGTCGCCACCGCATTAACCGGTCACCGGCATCTGGGCGCCCTGCCCACTGAAATCGGTTGA
- the intR gene encoding prophage integrase IntR yields the protein MAALPTGVEIRKNKICIWFMYRGKRCREVMKGWVNTPSNIKRAGSLRAVIVSEINLGEFDYAARFPNSQKASQTRPGAKIETFAELSQTWLTSKQVELSANTLRKTASQLKTLNHIVGCDSVISLIRYSDILKYRNELLTGQTFYDIKIRGNKIGRSVRTVDNYISLLCSLLRFAYFSGAITGKPFERVKKLQKSKTKPDPLIKSEFSQLMQSEKGQSQNMWRFAVYSGLRHGELAALAWEDVDLKNGTVHVSRNLTALGLFVPPKTQAGDRIITLLTPALEALRAQHALTGGQPQSEITLHHREYGLTEQQHLRFVFIPRICKGEQKPYYSLSSIGARWNAAVKRAGIRRRNPYHTRHTFACWLLSAGANPSFIASQMGHENAQMVYEIYATWIDELNGSQVEMLNEKLAL from the coding sequence ATGGCAGCGTTACCAACCGGCGTCGAAATCAGGAAAAATAAAATCTGTATCTGGTTTATGTATCGCGGTAAACGGTGTCGTGAAGTCATGAAGGGGTGGGTAAACACACCATCAAATATTAAAAGGGCGGGAAGCCTGCGGGCGGTAATAGTCAGCGAGATAAACCTCGGAGAGTTTGACTATGCCGCCCGGTTTCCTAACTCACAGAAGGCCTCTCAAACCAGACCAGGGGCGAAGATTGAAACCTTCGCCGAGCTCAGTCAGACATGGCTCACAAGCAAACAGGTCGAGCTTTCAGCTAATACTCTGAGGAAAACGGCGTCACAATTAAAAACACTGAACCACATTGTTGGATGTGACTCCGTTATCAGCCTGATTAGATACAGCGATATTCTGAAATACCGAAATGAGTTACTCACCGGGCAAACTTTTTACGACATAAAAATACGCGGAAACAAAATAGGACGTTCTGTACGTACAGTAGATAACTATATATCTTTGCTTTGTTCTCTTTTACGCTTCGCTTATTTTTCTGGTGCTATTACCGGCAAACCATTTGAGCGAGTGAAGAAATTACAGAAAAGCAAAACAAAACCGGATCCATTAATCAAGAGTGAATTTTCTCAGTTAATGCAAAGTGAAAAAGGACAAAGCCAGAATATGTGGCGGTTTGCGGTCTATTCAGGGCTACGCCACGGCGAACTGGCAGCTCTGGCCTGGGAAGACGTAGATTTGAAGAATGGTACGGTGCACGTGAGCCGTAACCTGACTGCACTGGGTTTGTTTGTTCCACCTAAAACGCAGGCTGGCGATCGCATCATCACCCTGCTGACGCCAGCACTGGAGGCTCTGAGAGCGCAACATGCTTTAACTGGCGGTCAGCCGCAGTCGGAGATCACCCTGCATCACCGGGAATACGGACTAACAGAACAGCAGCACCTGAGATTCGTTTTCATTCCCAGAATATGTAAGGGCGAGCAAAAACCATACTACTCTCTGAGTAGCATTGGGGCTCGCTGGAACGCAGCGGTAAAACGCGCTGGTATTCGTCGCCGTAATCCGTACCATACGCGGCATACTTTTGCCTGCTGGTTACTATCGGCCGGTGCCAACCCATCATTTATTGCCAGTCAGATGGGGCATGAGAACGCGCAAATGGTGTATGAGATTTACGCTACCTGGATTGATGAACTGAATGGCTCACAGGTCGAAATGTTGAATGAAAAGCTTGCTCTGTAA
- the ttcA gene encoding tRNA 2-thiocytidine biosynthesis protein TtcA — MQENQEINKKEQYNLNKLQKRLRRNVGEAIADFNMIEEGDRVMVCLSGGKDSYTMLEILRNLQQSAPIKFSLVAVNLDQKQPGFPEDVLPGYLDSIGVEYKIVEENTYGIVKEKIPEGKTTCSLCSRLRRGILYRTATELGCTKIALGHHRDDILQTLFLNMFYGGKMKGMPPKLMSDDGKHIVIRPLAYCREKDIIRFAEAKAYPIIPCNLCGSQPNLQRQVIGDMLRDWDKRYPGRLETMFSAMQNVVPSHLCDDQLFDFVHLQHGDEVIDGGDLAFDREEIPLRPAGWQPEENEESAVQRLDVVEIK, encoded by the coding sequence ATGCAAGAAAATCAAGAAATTAACAAGAAAGAGCAGTACAATCTGAACAAATTGCAGAAGCGCCTGCGCCGGAATGTTGGTGAGGCGATTGCCGATTTCAATATGATTGAAGAAGGTGACCGGGTAATGGTTTGTCTGTCCGGCGGTAAAGACAGCTATACCATGCTGGAAATTCTGCGTAACCTGCAGCAAAGCGCCCCAATAAAATTTAGCCTGGTGGCGGTCAACCTCGATCAGAAACAGCCTGGATTCCCTGAGGATGTACTGCCGGGTTACCTTGATAGCATTGGCGTCGAATATAAAATCGTTGAAGAAAACACCTACGGGATCGTAAAAGAGAAGATTCCGGAAGGCAAAACTACCTGTTCCCTATGCTCCCGCCTGCGTCGCGGAATTTTATATCGCACAGCGACCGAACTGGGCTGCACCAAGATAGCCCTGGGTCACCATCGTGACGACATCCTGCAAACGCTATTTTTGAATATGTTCTACGGCGGCAAGATGAAGGGAATGCCACCGAAGCTGATGAGTGATGACGGTAAACACATTGTTATCCGTCCGCTGGCTTACTGCCGTGAGAAAGACATCATCCGTTTTGCTGAAGCGAAAGCCTATCCGATTATTCCATGTAACCTCTGCGGTTCTCAGCCAAACCTTCAGCGTCAGGTTATTGGCGATATGCTGCGCGATTGGGACAAACGCTATCCGGGCCGCCTTGAGACTATGTTTAGCGCAATGCAAAACGTTGTTCCATCTCACCTATGTGACGACCAGCTTTTTGATTTTGTGCATCTACAGCATGGTGATGAAGTTATCGATGGAGGTGATCTGGCCTTTGACCGTGAGGAAATTCCTCTGCGTCCGGCGGGCTGGCAACCTGAAGAAAACGAAGAGTCTGCGGTTCAGCGCCTCGACGTTGTTGAAATTAAATAA